Below is a genomic region from Bactrocera neohumeralis isolate Rockhampton unplaced genomic scaffold, APGP_CSIRO_Bneo_wtdbg2-racon-allhic-juicebox.fasta_v2 ctg5321, whole genome shotgun sequence.
GTCGGCGAGGAAAGCCGTTTCCTCGGAGAAAGGAACGCGTCCGAGTGATGATTGAGACAACGGCGTATTGCCACTCGCAAAGTACTGCTTGTACTTGTCAAAAATGTCCGACCTAGCAGAGGCACTTGGAGGCTGCATTTTGCTGACGCCAGAAATCGGTTTGCTGAACTGCGTTGTTTCGATCCCGTGCGCTTTGCCTCATGAGGACACGAGAGACCGCCGCCGTAAGCAAGTTCGTGAGAATTCGCCTCGTTTGCAGTGGCAGAAGGGGACTGCCAGAGAAATAATTGTACTGCTCTGCGGTAGCTCACCAAATTGGCAGATTTGGCTGTCATCTTTTCAATTCACTCAAAGATGGACACGTCCTCTAAACGGTAGCAAATACGGATGCGTGtggataaaaataataaaaaaagcaatCCACGTCAAATGTGTTGAATTGCTGTATGCAATAATAGTATGGTAAAGTAAGAAGCAGACGCACGATTCTATGAAAGTGACCAAAGTGAAGGctgaaaaaacagaaaaagaaaaaaaagattgTAAATCTGAGATTTGCATGGGTACTTGCATCCGTCGATGTCTTTTAGTGTCGGTTGTACAGAACAGAAGTGACTGCGTTGGCAGACACCTCCCTGTTTTGCAAAAGTTTTCGCTGTgatctttttttttctgaacgAATGAATTGTTGTCCGGTCTGCAACAACTgattcaacacttttttttttttttgccccaAAATGAGCGAAAGCCCATTATCGCCGTACGCGGAAACGTCGGCTCCAACACTCGCCAACTAGTACCGCTCTTCTTTCAGTGGCTAAGCGTGGGGTGGTGGCTTCCGCTTGAACAGTATAAAAGCGCTCACACTTGCGAACAGGTTGGTGCGCTGTAAACGCCAGTGCCGAGTTCAAAACGGCTGAGACGGTCGTATCGTTGAAGTTGACGCAGTTCGAATTGGCGGCGAAATTTGAAAACGACGAACGAGCtaataataaagcaaacaaGCCAAACCATTTCAAAGCTTAGAAACGGGACACTCGTTCGCAAAGCGTTGGCCGGGTCAGACAGGCACTTCATTGCTAAGGAAAGAGCTTGGAAAAGGGCGGGGTGGAAACGGAGAGTGTGAGATTTCTAGTACCTAGTCCTTTCAACAAAAAACAGACGAAAAGGACAACAGAGAAGGAGGAGAAGGAAAGGTGGGAGGGGGGACGCTTTGAGGCGAGCCCTGTTCCATCGCTTGTGGGGAGGGGGGGGCGCCGCTCATTGGCGCTCCCGCCTTCGGCTGTGGGCGTTGTCGTGGAGGGCGGGGGGGGTTGGCCCGCGGGGATGGGCACCCCCTTTTTCTCTCCGGCGCCGCACGCCGCCCCCCCTCCGCCGAAAAGGAGAGGGCGGCCCTTCCTGGAACAAGGCCACCCCATTTTCCTCACGCCCGGGGCAAAAAGACGCCTACCAACCTACCTTCTACCTACGGAAGAAAAATGGGGGAGGAAAAGGCAAAGGCCGTTGGGAGACGCAAAAGACACAGTTGCGAGGGCACCACACCACAGGCCGAGGGGAAAAAGGCAATTTTGTTTGGAGTGGCGCCCCTTCCGGTGCCAGACGCGAGAGTCTCTCCACCACGTTTGTCTTTTTGGTGACTTCGCAGGCGCTTTAGGAACAGGTTTTAGCGCCAACAGGGGAGCGGATACAGGAGAAGAAAGGGAGAAAAAGGAGAGAGACGCAGCTAGCAAGCGTCAAACAACAACAGAAGCGACAAACAACAAAACGACACGGACACGCAGGCAAGGGTCCACGGAGAGTTGCCGTCGTGGCAGCATCGCATCTCACTCACGGGCCCGCTTTTCGCCGGCCGCGGCTTCGGCGTCCTCCTCGGGGCCTCGTCCTCCTCCGCGAGAAAAGCGGGCGCGACGCCAAGAGGACGCGGTGAAGCGCCCTCCGTGACGTAAAACGGGATCGGGTAGCCGGGCAGTTCGGCGCAGGCGCGCTCAAAGCCTTCGCGGGAGTCGAGCTCGACCAGCACGTGCCCCGGGCACTGGCAGTAGCGGTCGAGCGGGATTTTGACCTCGCGCACGTTGCCAAAGTAGGCCGGCTCGCCCTCCTTGAAGCCAACAAAAAGGTCCTGCACATCCTCGGCCGTGGTGTCCGGCGGCAGGTTCGTCAAGAACACCACCCATCCCTCAATGCTTGGAATGGGGCTGCCTGGTGCGATGTCTGCAGGGCGCTGCAGTTTCTCGTACTGCGTGCGCGCGCGACGGATGCGGCGGAGCTGATGCAGCCCCGACACCCCGCTTGCCGCGGCGTCGCCCGAGCCAACGGCCGCTTGTCCCTCCTCGTTCCCGTTCGTCACGGCAGCTTCTTCGGCCGACATGGTCGCGTGGCAAAAAGAGTGACAAAGAAGCGCTTGTAGATGTGGTGTTTCCTatcacgtgtgtgtgtgtgtgtgtgggacgGAAGAGAGAAAATGGCGATTCATTGAAACGAAGACAAACGTCCACGTACACACACGAAAGGGCAAGCAAACGGCTACACAGGCACATTTTCACATTCATTCTGAGTTATCTTTTGATGGCGACCGTCCTTTTGATTGTCCGTTTGTAGAGGTGtcgttttttccccttttttcgTCCGTTGGACGTCGATACGGTGCtattcacacacaaacacacaggcGAGACAGCGAGGGATCCAACGACCCTCATTTGTCAAGCGCCATCcgagaaaggaaaaaaaaaacgataagaAAGTAAAGAATAGTCTACAAGTCCTCGCCGTTCCAGCGAAGACCAGGCTTTGTGGTGGCGCCGCCGTACCCTGTGACGCGTGGCCGTAGCGGTGGTCACCCTTCACGTAGCCGCCACGCATGCTGCCCGTCATGACGTACTGCCCGTACGCCTTGATGGTTCGCGCCTCGCTTTGGTTGCGATTGTACACCTTTCCCAGCTTTGTCGTTGCGAACTTCTTCGACGAAGAGAGAAGCTCGTCAACCTTCTCCTGCAGCTGGTACGGCGTGCACTCCTCGACGTCGTCGCCGAGTTCGACGCGGATGGGATACAGGATGCCCGGGCGTGCAAAGGCTCTTTCTCGCGCATGCTATCCACAATCCGGCAAAAGACCGGCGCCAAGAACGGTTGGGCTTGCCGGTACATTGTGGATCccgctgctgctgccactgcTTTTCTGCTATGCACCGTCCAGACGCTGCTTCGTTCGTTGTGCTCttgctttgttgctgttgtcgttgcTATTCTTGTTTCGCGCTTATGAGCCAGCGTAGAatgggagagagagagagaggggaaGGGGGTGGTGGACGAGGTGAGCAGACGCCACAAGCCAACGAGCTTTTTTCTTTTGCCCCCTTGTGCCATCGCATTTAAGGCGTCAATGCTCTCAGAAACCCATTCTCGTGTCCCCGCGGACAGAGGAGGGGGGAAGGAAGGAGAGAGTCGCTTCGCTGTTTGTCACACGTTCTTGCAGCGACGCAACGCTATACAGCTACGTGAACATGGAGGAACCCGCAGTGAGGGTCTCGCGTGAGGAAGACACGCGGAGAGAGggagaaaaaaagaaagcagGGACGAGAGGAGCGGGAGGGTGAACGACCATgccaaaaagaaaaagcaaaggCAAATTACCCCGACCGCCTCCGCAGCGCGGCTTGGACGCCAACATAGGAAGTGGCTAGCTCAACACTGGTAGTGCCGTTGCGTACGCAGGTGATAGAGGCCGCGGAGAACGAGGCACTGGAGCTTGCCTTTCCCGATGGAGGAGAGAGACAGCGCGCCAGGTAGGTAGGCTCTCCGGTGAGCGTAAAGCGCAGACGCAGTTCAGCATCGCGCGCCACGGCGGCAGAGACGGAGGGCACAAAGCGCTGGCCGCCAAGGGGCGGAACTGCGGGCGTCGTTGCTCCGTCTCAGTGTGTCCGTGCGGCTGGCGGCTGGCGGCTGGCGCGGTACCATCGCTGCCAAGTGCTGCGGAAGTGCTGCTTCACTGGCGCTGGCGCCGCACTCAACAAATGCGCCGCGACGGTCTTGGCAGACCCCTCGCAGCTCTTTGTAGGATCGGTCGAACACAGATAGAGCAGGAGGTGGTGCGTGGCAAGGTCGTGCTGCACCCTCGACGGGAGC
It encodes:
- the LOC126767310 gene encoding RNA-binding protein rnp-4-like yields the protein MSAEEAAVTNGNEEGQAAVGSGDAAASGVSGLHQLRRIRRARTQYEKLQRPADIAPGSPIPSIEGWVVFLTNLPPDTTAEDVQDLFVGFKEGEPAYFGNVREVKIPLDRYCQCPGHVLVELDSREGFERACAELPGYPIPFYVTEGASPRPLGVAPAFLAEEDEAPRRTPKPRPAKSGP